Proteins encoded in a region of the Clostridium butyricum genome:
- a CDS encoding AC76 family protein: MKDYLFFKDKYRNDSKEKRIRIYNLLKLATEDIENNRTIIVEDKSFSIVSMILGTITILFAIDKFVNVGQWYSFCIMLIVIFMCIVGLYYLHNNKIAIKDSKKKFKDERSEIHMNKLELQALKELLSEENNFNI, translated from the coding sequence TTGAAAGACTATTTGTTTTTTAAAGATAAGTATAGAAATGATAGTAAAGAAAAAAGAATAAGAATATATAATTTATTAAAACTTGCTACTGAAGACATAGAAAATAATAGGACTATAATAGTAGAGGACAAGAGTTTTAGTATTGTTAGTATGATATTAGGAACTATAACAATACTTTTTGCAATAGATAAGTTTGTAAATGTAGGTCAATGGTATAGTTTTTGTATTATGCTTATTGTCATATTTATGTGTATTGTAGGACTATATTATTTACATAATAACAAAATTGCCATAAAGGATAGTAAAAAAAAGTTTAAAGATGAGCGAAGTGAAATTCATATGAATAAGTTAGAATTGCAAGCGCTAAAAGAGTTATTATCTGAAGAAAACAATTTTAATATTTAG
- a CDS encoding YopX family protein, with amino-acid sequence MKLDLPIIKFRGWDNASNQMLPVEKIDFRENCISLNEGDNSLSDTFEMIDLMQYTGLKDVNGKEIYVGDIVKCTEIRGEELKEYVSAIEYDDCDLIVHESEMCDTCLSLFAPGIEKLPLTEIEVVGNIYESSELLEQI; translated from the coding sequence ATGAAATTGGATTTACCAATAATTAAATTTAGAGGTTGGGATAATGCAAGTAATCAAATGTTACCTGTAGAAAAAATTGATTTTAGAGAAAATTGTATTAGCTTAAATGAAGGTGACAATTCATTAAGTGATACTTTTGAAATGATTGATTTGATGCAATATACGGGGTTGAAAGATGTAAATGGAAAAGAAATTTATGTTGGAGACATTGTAAAATGTACTGAAATAAGAGGAGAAGAATTAAAAGAATATGTTTCTGCTATTGAATATGATGATTGCGATTTGATAGTCCATGAAAGTGAAATGTGTGATACTTGTTTAAGTTTATTTGCTCCAGGAATAGAGAAACTTCCACTTACTGAAATAGAAGTTGTAGGAAATATTTATGAAAGCTCAGAGCTATTAGAACAAATTTAA
- a CDS encoding tyrosine-type recombinase/integrase translates to MNTVEPIRKMEDIYDIADYLKIHSERNYVLFMFGIYTGLRISDILKFRIRDLRDSSGKTKEYFYIREEKTGKEKRMKIPKDLKYILESFMKDKLDYEYIFLSKKGKNRPISRQQAYRILTDAAEKFGLESIGCHTLRKTFGYQLYQRTHDGITIKEILNHSDLSTTLRYIGVNQDRKDKIVEEVSYLRR, encoded by the coding sequence ATGAATACCGTTGAACCTATAAGAAAAATGGAAGATATTTATGATATTGCTGATTATTTAAAGATACATAGTGAAAGAAACTATGTTCTATTTATGTTTGGAATTTATACTGGTCTGAGGATTTCCGATATATTAAAATTCAGAATAAGGGATCTTAGAGATAGTAGCGGAAAAACTAAAGAATATTTTTATATACGTGAAGAAAAAACTGGAAAAGAAAAGCGAATGAAAATACCTAAAGATTTAAAATATATTCTTGAAAGTTTTATGAAAGATAAGCTTGATTATGAATATATTTTTTTAAGCAAAAAAGGGAAAAATAGACCAATATCAAGACAACAAGCATATAGAATATTAACTGATGCAGCTGAGAAGTTTGGACTTGAATCTATTGGATGCCATACTCTTAGAAAAACGTTTGGGTATCAATTATATCAAAGAACTCATGATGGAATAACGATAAAAGAGATATTAAACCATTCGGATTTATCGACAACACTTAGATATATAGGAGTTAACCAAGATAGGAAAGACAAGATAGTAGAAGAAGTAAGCTATCTTAGACGATAA